The genome window GCCCTTTTCAGCCTGGCCCTTTCCTTTACCAGTTTCCGGCGTACCTTTGTCTCACGGGCAACCTGTGACGCCGACTGCGATATCGCGGATGAAGCAACGCGGTTAATGGCCATTGCGGCGGCACCAGGCACCGCCGTTTTGCTGATACGGCTGAGGTTTTCAACGGCCTGCTCAAGACCTTTTATGGCCATACATCCCCCTTTCAGCGGCGACGGTTAACGGCAGGCGGTACGCCCCGTCCAAGCCAGAGATGAC of Echinimonas agarilytica contains these proteins:
- a CDS encoding phage tail protein, which translates into the protein MAIKGLEQAVENLSRISKTAVPGAAAMAINRVASSAISQSASQVARETKVRRKLVKERARLKRA